Proteins from one Ramlibacter sp. PS4R-6 genomic window:
- a CDS encoding carbon-nitrogen hydrolase family protein, whose amino-acid sequence MKVAALQMVSGVSVEANLRTAGALLEEAAGAGAQLAVLPEYFCFMGHKDGDKLAVRERFGDGPIQGFLQDAARQLRMAIVGGTLPLEAGDDAHVRNACLAFSAQGERLARYDKIHLFRFDNGRERYDESRVIESGGDAVAFDIEGGGRTWRIGMSVCYDLRFPELYRRLAADVLLVPSAFTHVTGQAHWETLLRARAVENLAYVVAPAQGGTHENGRRTWGHSMVVDPWGVVLAQRESGAGVVLAELDAERLAQVRQQLPALEHRVL is encoded by the coding sequence ATGAAGGTTGCCGCACTCCAGATGGTCTCGGGCGTCTCGGTGGAGGCCAACCTGCGCACGGCCGGCGCCCTGCTGGAAGAAGCGGCGGGCGCGGGCGCGCAGCTGGCCGTGCTGCCCGAGTACTTCTGCTTCATGGGCCACAAGGACGGCGACAAGCTGGCGGTGCGCGAGCGTTTCGGCGACGGCCCGATCCAGGGCTTCCTGCAGGATGCGGCGCGCCAGCTGCGCATGGCCATCGTCGGCGGCACCTTGCCGCTGGAAGCCGGCGACGACGCGCACGTGCGCAACGCCTGCCTCGCCTTCTCGGCGCAGGGCGAGCGGCTCGCGCGCTACGACAAGATCCATTTGTTCCGCTTCGACAACGGCCGCGAGCGCTACGACGAGTCGCGCGTGATCGAAAGCGGCGGCGACGCGGTCGCGTTCGACATCGAGGGCGGCGGACGCACCTGGCGCATCGGCATGTCCGTGTGCTACGACCTGCGCTTCCCGGAGCTGTACCGGCGCCTGGCGGCCGACGTGCTGCTGGTGCCCAGCGCCTTCACCCACGTCACCGGGCAGGCGCACTGGGAAACACTGCTGCGCGCCCGCGCCGTGGAAAACCTCGCCTACGTCGTCGCGCCGGCGCAGGGCGGCACGCACGAGAACGGCCGCCGCACCTGGGGCCACAGCATGGTCGTCGACCCCTGGGGCGTGGTGCTGGCGCAGCGCGAGAGCGGCGCCGGCGTGGTGCTCGCCGAGCTCGACGCCGAACGCCTGGCGCAGGTGCGCCAGCAACTGCCGGCGCTGGAGCACCGCGTGCTATGA